One Papaver somniferum cultivar HN1 chromosome 10, ASM357369v1, whole genome shotgun sequence genomic window carries:
- the LOC113317573 gene encoding F-box protein At3g07870-like, whose product MGKWRNLPAEMLLEILTRLPTESVLDCKLVCNPWRSLVSHHPSFSQLHLTHLNHSAAESGKLSFLVESKMHQVHYLEYNDDETPVHYTRRININPPFECSFYKILGSINGLVCLYGWGDDAHCICNPVTREYVMLPKIRRDCDDRYRAGGFGYLPLTNEYKVVELYPLKEKLNVTEVAVYTLGSGNGWRIVARLDSVILEKVAGVFTSGALYWKEAFNLHLLTEEGKLFVFDLTDEKFRKHVLLPPSPEEANVWYSYFVGDLSGVLYYASRERSAITGCICFNIWLLKKNVILDMKEQVEDDPLTWSKEFSSLERKPLTITKNGGVLSYDDKSLGIYDPKASTSKKVVDFTAFKAIYTHQNTLVSLKELGEKDIEIMELAEETGSRDSKI is encoded by the coding sequence ATGGGGAAGTGGAGAAATCTCCCTGCAGAGATGTTACTAGAGATTTTAACTAGGTTACCGACTGAATCAGTGTTAGATTGTAAATTGGTTTGCAATCCCTGGAGAAGTCTTGTTTCTCATCATCCATCCTTCTCTCAATTGCATCTAACGCATCTTAATCATTCTGCTGCTGAATCTGGTAAGTTAAGTTTTCTTGTTGAATCTAAGATGCACCAAGTTCACTATTTAGAGTATAATGATGATGAGACACCTGTTCACTATACTAGAAGGATCAACATAAATCCCCCATTTGAATGTTCTTTTTATAAGATTCTGGGTTCAATTAATGGTTTAGTCTGTCTTTATGGATGGGGAGATGATGCTCATTGTATTTGTAACCCTGTGACTAGAGAATATGTCATGCTTCCAAAAATTAGGAGGGATTGTGATGATCGGTATCGGGCGGGAGGATTTGGTTACCTTCCTTTAACTAATGAGTATAAAGTTGTTGAATTGTATCCTTTAAAGGAAAAACTTAATGTCACGGAGGTTGCAGTTTATACTCTTGGCAGTGGCAATGGGTGGAGAATTGTTGCGAGGTTGGATTCAGTCATACTAGAAAAAGTTGCAGGTGTGTTTACAAGTGGAGCTCTTTATTGGAAAGAAGCATTTAACCTGCATTTGCTTACAGAAGAAGGAAAGCTTTTTGTTTTTGACTTGACTGATGAAAAGTTTCGTAAACATGTTTTACTACCTCCTTCACCAGAAGAGGCAAATGTTTGGTATAGTTACTTTGTTGGGGATTTGAGTGGGGTTTTGTATTATGCTAGCAGAGAGCGCAGTGCAATCACCGGATGCATATGTTTTAACATTTGGTTACTGAAAAAGAACGTTATTCTTGACATGAAAGAGCAGGTGGAAGATGATCCATTGACTTGGAGTAAAGAGTTCAGTTCACTTGAAAGAAAACCTTTAACCATCACCAAAAATGGTGGTGTTTTATCTTATGATGATAAGTCTCTGGGTATTTATGACCCAAAAGCTTCAACCTCGAAAAAGGTTGTGGATTTTACTGCATTTAAGGCAATATACACTCACCAGAACACCTTGGTTTCGTTGAAAGAATTGggagaaaaagatatagaaataatgGAGCTAGCTGAGGAGACAGGAAGCCGTGATTCAAAGATATAG